The genomic region CAACCATGGGAAGCCGCGTTCGGCTCGTTGACGACGCCGCTGTATGGTTTCCAAGTTGTTCGGTCTGAATTCGACAAGATTCTTATCGATCACGCGAGTAGCCAGGGCGTCAGCGTCCTTGAAGGTCACGAGGTTAAGCAGCTCGATCTCGTCGACGGCAGGCCCGTTGCAGCCCCTGCCGTCGACAGCGAGGGCAACAGAGTGCGGTTGACGTTCGACTTCCTAGTTGACGCTACTGGACGCTCTGGTCTGATGGCGACGGGTTATCTCCGCAATCGCTATTATCACAAGGCATTCATGAACGTGGCCACGTGGGGATACTGGCGGAAAGCGAAGCGTCTTAGCGTCGGGCCCCAAGGGGCGATTGCCACCTGCTCGATTCCGATCGGCTGGATCTGGGCAATCCCCTTGCACGACGGCCAACTGAGCGTCGACGTCGTCATGCACAAGTCGAAGTTCAAGCCGCTTCGACAGCACCTCAGCCTCGAAGGCGTCTACCGCCACGCACTCGCATACAGCGAGCTCATTCAGGATCTCATCTCTGGCGGAGAGCTTCAGCTGCCGCTGCGAGCCGAGACAGACTACTCCTACACGGCGGAGGAGTTTGCAGGGCCGGGCTATTACCTTGTGGGTGATGCCGCTTGCATCCTCGATCCGCTG from Nitrospira japonica harbors:
- a CDS encoding NAD(P)/FAD-dependent oxidoreductase encodes the protein MMDRSTRVLVVGGGPAGSTTTTLLAQRGVDVILAEREQGARYHIGESLLPSCLRILDLLGVREKVERHGFVRKDGGYFVWGEQPWEAAFGSLTTPLYGFQVVRSEFDKILIDHASSQGVSVLEGHEVKQLDLVDGRPVAAPAVDSEGNRVRLTFDFLVDATGRSGLMATGYLRNRYYHKAFMNVATWGYWRKAKRLSVGPQGAIATCSIPIGWIWAIPLHDGQLSVDVVMHKSKFKPLRQHLSLEGVYRHALAYSELIQDLISGGELQLPLRAETDYSYTAEEFAGPGYYLVGDAACILDPLLSTGVHMATFSGLLTAASLSSAISGDVPASDATQFYSASYRRAYLRMMVVVASFYQTHRGAEAYFRQAQQLTSHDYSGAELAHAFLHIISGIEDLKDIEDVEPQRLLEALTNV